From a single Apium graveolens cultivar Ventura chromosome 2, ASM990537v1, whole genome shotgun sequence genomic region:
- the LOC141707845 gene encoding nascent polypeptide-associated complex subunit alpha-like protein 1, with protein sequence MTAQTQEELLAAHLEQQKIDPEEPTVEDDDEDDDEDDDDDDKDEDDVEGQGDASGRSKQSRSEKKSRKAMLKLGMKPIPGVSRVTVKKSKNILFVISKPDVFKSPNSDTYIIFGEAKIEDLSSQLQTQAAEQFKAPNLSNVLPKAEPSVIAQDDEDVDETGVEPKDIELVMTQAGVTRPKAVKALKAADGDIVSAIMELTN encoded by the exons ATGACTGCTCAAACTCAAGAAGAACTCTTGGCTGCTCATCTTGAACAACAGAAGATTGAT CCTGAGGAGCCTACGGtggaagatgatgatgaagatgacGATGAAGATGACGACGACGATGACAAGGACGAAGATGATGTTGAAG GACAAGGAGACGCAAGTGGTAGATCAAAGCAGAGTCGAAGTGAGAAGAAGAGTCGAAAGGCAATGCTTAAGCTAGGAATGAAGCCCATTCCTGGGGTCAGCCGTGTCACTGTCAAGAAGAGCAAGAAT ATTCTGTTTGTCATCTCAAAGCCAGATGTTTTCAAGAGTCCTAATTCGGACACCTATATCATATTTGGCGAGGCTAAGATTGAGGATTTGAGTTCACAGTTGCAGACTCAGGCAGCAGAGCAATTTAAAGCACCTAACCTCAGTAATGTCTTACCAAAGGCTGAGCCTTCTGTCATTGCCCAGGATGATGAAGATGTTGATGAGACTGGTGTTGAGCCGAAGGATATCGAGTTGGTGATGACACAAGCTGGAGTTACAAGACCAAAAGCAGTTAAAGCTCTTAAAGCCGCCGATGGTGATATTGTTTCTGCCATTATGGAGCTTACAAATTAA